In the Solanum pennellii chromosome 5, SPENNV200 genome, one interval contains:
- the LOC107019656 gene encoding uncharacterized protein LOC107019656: MSNLSKLEFVALDISGNNYLSWILDTETHLDARGLGTTITNGNTSLSQDRAKTMIFLRHHLDEGLKQQYRERGFKKYFELISCLLVAEQHNTLLLKNHEARPTGTAPLPEANEVEAHGQSERRQNTNHGQNNVCGRGNGRGRYNNRRGGGRQKRENNMGSQSNPSRGNCHRCGMQGYWKNEY; this comes from the exons ATGTCGAATTTATCAAAGCTTGAGTTCGTGGCACTTGACATTTCTGGAAATAATTACTTGTCATGGATACTCGACACTGAAACTCACCTTGACGCTAGAGGTCTTGGTACCACTATTACAAATGGTAATACATCGTTGAGTCAGGACAGAGCGAAGACAATGATTTTCCTTCGTCATCATCTGGATGAAGGATTGAAG CAGCAATACCGTGAAAGgggatttaaaaagtattttgagCTGATCTCATGCCTTCTTGTGGCTGAGCAACATAATactcttttattgaaaaatcatgAGGCCCGTCCTACGGGAACTGCTCCGTTACCGGAAGCAAATGAAGTTGAAGCACATGGCCAGTCTGAAAGAAGACAAAATACAAATCATGGTCAAAATAATGTGTGTGGACGTGGCAATGGCAGAGGACGATATAATAATCGTCGTGGTGGTGGTCGCCAAAAAAGGGAGAACAATATGGGTTCTCAAAGCAATCCTTCAAGAGGCAATTGTCATCGTTGTGGCATGCAAGGATATTGGAAGAATGAATACTGA